From Spirosoma aerolatum, one genomic window encodes:
- a CDS encoding c-type cytochrome, which yields MKKFFGLLIASASLAVASFDANAQAPADIPADMNALMTKYTCIACHRPNQKLVGPAYADVAKKNYSNEEIVKLIYNPVPSHWPGYPPMAPMTQVPKEDAMKLAVWINSLDGGSKTTTKKTTTKKTTKKS from the coding sequence ATGAAAAAATTCTTTGGCCTTCTTATCGCTTCGGCTTCGCTGGCCGTAGCCTCCTTCGATGCTAACGCTCAGGCGCCAGCCGATATTCCGGCAGATATGAACGCCCTGATGACCAAATACACCTGTATTGCCTGTCACCGCCCCAACCAAAAACTGGTCGGTCCAGCCTATGCCGATGTAGCAAAGAAGAACTATTCGAACGAGGAAATTGTGAAGCTGATTTATAACCCTGTTCCATCGCACTGGCCAGGTTATCCGCCAATGGCTCCGATGACACAGGTACCGAAGGAAGACGCCATGAAACTGGCCGTCTGGATTAATTCGCTCGATGGTGGCTCGAAAACCACAACCAAGAAAACCACGACTAAAAAGACGACTAAAAAGTCTTAA
- a CDS encoding class I SAM-dependent methyltransferase translates to MQPLDRFSGHADLYAQYRIDYPTDLYEFILQFVNNRHIAWDCATGNGQVAGTLADLFTQVEATDMSEKQLAEAVQKPTIRYQLSTAEHTPFADHTFDLITVAQAIHWFDIQAFHQEVRRVAKPGGVIAEWGYGLVQPGPDLAPILIDFYRNRIGPYWDPQRKHIDHAYESLPFPFADAQRERFTATRTWSLERFLNYLRTWSAVRQYIHENEADPVTDLGEQLKQTWGNEEREVRFPIFLRVGKV, encoded by the coding sequence ATGCAACCGCTCGACCGTTTCTCTGGCCACGCCGATCTGTACGCCCAATACCGAATCGATTACCCCACCGATTTGTATGAATTTATACTCCAATTTGTTAATAACCGTCATATAGCCTGGGATTGTGCAACCGGAAATGGGCAAGTAGCGGGCACGTTGGCCGATCTATTTACGCAAGTTGAAGCCACCGATATGAGCGAAAAGCAACTGGCCGAAGCGGTGCAGAAACCAACCATTCGCTATCAACTCTCAACGGCTGAGCATACACCCTTTGCGGATCATACGTTTGACTTAATCACAGTCGCACAGGCGATTCACTGGTTCGACATCCAGGCGTTTCATCAGGAGGTTCGGCGTGTAGCTAAACCCGGTGGTGTTATTGCGGAATGGGGGTATGGGCTGGTACAACCTGGCCCCGACCTGGCCCCAATTCTGATTGATTTCTACCGGAACCGGATAGGCCCTTACTGGGACCCTCAGCGCAAGCACATTGATCATGCCTACGAGAGTTTACCGTTCCCCTTTGCAGATGCTCAAAGGGAACGGTTTACAGCAACCCGAACCTGGTCGTTAGAGCGGTTTCTGAATTATCTGCGAACGTGGTCGGCAGTTCGACAATATATACACGAAAACGAAGCAGACCCGGTTACCGATTTAGGAGAGCAATTGAAACAAACTTGGGGAAACGAGGAACGGGAGGTCCGGTTTCCGATTTTCCTTCGGGTAGGGAAGGTCTGA
- a CDS encoding peptidase domain-containing ABC transporter, whose translation MDCGPTCLRMVAKYYGRSFAMPFLREKVEIGKEGVSLLGIAQAAEQIGMRTVSIRIAFDRLATEAPLPCIVHWGQNHFVVVYAIKPRKFPLRSATKVYVADPASGLLTFSREEFESQWASTMTNSQRVGVALLLEPTPNFYESPEISSKRVGFSRLFRYLWSYKQLLIQLGLGLAVSSILQLVMPILAQSVVDTGIQTHNLNFIYLVLTAQLALFIGRMAIEFIRNRMLLHISTRINLSILSDFLIKLLKLPVSFFDTKLIGDILQRIEDHGRIEQFLTGTSLATLFSLFNLLIFGIAALLYSPVVFAIFAGANLLYVGWIIFFLRYRKQLDFKRFALASQNQSRLIQLVQGVSEIKLNNAEQFKRWEWENLQVKQFKLSLSGLSIEQYQQAGALFINEGKNIVITFLAATAVVNGQMTLGGMLALQYIIGQLNSPVEQLIGFLQHYQDAQISLERLNEIHEQREEESYRTGAGGGVQINAIPQEADIWLQQVGFTYPGAGNTPVLKNINLHIPSGKVTAIVGTSGSGKTTLLKLLLRFYEPTEGEILLNSPQPEGVGIQFVTNLSSVPHRAWRARCGTVLQDGFIFSDTIANNITLCDETPDSQRLLYAVQMANIYPFIQGLPLKFNTMIGADGNGISQGQRQRILMARAIYKNPDYLFLDEATNALDSTNESVILKNLESFYRNPNGYQRTVVVVAHRLSTVKNADQIVVMDKGQIAEVGNHIELTQRYGLYYQLVRNQLELGS comes from the coding sequence ATGGATTGCGGGCCTACCTGCCTGCGGATGGTGGCCAAATACTATGGGCGTTCGTTTGCCATGCCTTTTTTGCGGGAAAAAGTAGAGATCGGTAAAGAAGGCGTCTCCTTACTGGGTATTGCGCAGGCGGCTGAACAAATCGGAATGCGGACCGTATCCATTCGTATAGCGTTTGACAGGCTGGCGACCGAGGCCCCGCTACCCTGCATTGTCCATTGGGGGCAAAACCATTTTGTGGTCGTGTACGCCATCAAACCCCGTAAGTTCCCCCTTCGGTCGGCTACCAAAGTGTATGTTGCCGATCCGGCTTCGGGATTATTGACTTTCAGCCGCGAAGAGTTTGAAAGCCAATGGGCCTCCACCATGACCAATAGTCAGCGGGTGGGGGTTGCTCTGTTGCTCGAACCAACCCCAAACTTCTACGAAAGCCCTGAGATAAGCTCAAAACGGGTCGGTTTTAGCCGATTATTTCGGTATCTGTGGTCGTATAAACAGTTGCTGATTCAGTTAGGCCTGGGGCTGGCCGTCAGTTCGATCTTACAACTGGTCATGCCGATTCTGGCGCAGTCGGTTGTCGATACGGGTATCCAGACGCATAATCTTAATTTTATTTACCTCGTCCTGACCGCGCAACTGGCCCTTTTTATTGGTCGGATGGCCATTGAGTTTATACGAAATCGGATGTTGCTCCACATAAGTACCCGCATCAATCTCAGTATTCTGTCCGATTTTCTGATTAAGCTACTCAAACTCCCGGTTTCGTTTTTTGACACCAAACTTATCGGCGACATTCTGCAACGAATTGAAGACCACGGGCGCATCGAACAGTTTCTGACCGGCACTTCGTTGGCTACTTTATTTTCGCTGTTCAATTTGCTGATTTTCGGTATAGCCGCTCTTCTTTACAGCCCGGTTGTGTTTGCCATATTTGCCGGGGCGAATCTGCTGTATGTTGGCTGGATCATTTTTTTTCTACGCTACCGCAAACAACTGGATTTTAAACGCTTTGCGCTGGCCTCGCAAAATCAAAGTAGGCTGATTCAGTTAGTGCAGGGCGTTTCGGAAATCAAGCTGAACAATGCCGAGCAGTTTAAACGCTGGGAGTGGGAAAACCTACAGGTAAAACAATTTAAACTGAGCCTGTCTGGTCTGTCCATCGAGCAATACCAGCAGGCAGGGGCGTTGTTCATTAACGAAGGCAAAAATATTGTGATCACATTTCTGGCGGCTACCGCCGTCGTAAATGGACAAATGACCCTGGGCGGTATGCTGGCCTTGCAGTACATTATTGGTCAGTTGAACAGTCCGGTTGAGCAACTGATCGGATTTTTACAACATTATCAGGATGCGCAGATTAGCCTCGAACGATTAAACGAAATTCATGAGCAACGCGAAGAAGAATCGTACCGTACCGGAGCGGGTGGGGGCGTTCAAATCAATGCTATTCCGCAGGAGGCCGACATCTGGCTTCAACAGGTTGGCTTTACGTATCCGGGGGCGGGTAATACGCCCGTACTGAAAAACATCAACCTGCACATCCCGTCGGGTAAAGTAACGGCTATTGTGGGCACCAGCGGGAGCGGCAAAACAACGCTGCTGAAACTCCTGCTTCGGTTTTATGAGCCAACCGAAGGCGAGATTCTGCTGAACAGCCCCCAGCCCGAAGGCGTTGGTATTCAATTTGTGACTAATCTATCGAGTGTGCCACATCGTGCCTGGCGTGCGCGATGCGGTACGGTGTTACAGGATGGGTTTATTTTTTCGGACACAATTGCCAACAACATTACTTTATGCGACGAAACGCCCGATTCGCAACGGTTGCTTTATGCGGTGCAGATGGCCAACATTTACCCGTTCATTCAGGGGCTTCCGCTAAAATTTAATACCATGATCGGAGCCGATGGAAACGGAATCAGTCAGGGGCAGCGCCAGCGTATTCTGATGGCCAGGGCTATTTATAAAAACCCCGATTACTTATTTCTGGACGAGGCTACCAATGCCCTTGATTCGACGAATGAAAGTGTGATCCTGAAAAATCTGGAATCGTTTTATCGGAACCCCAATGGCTATCAGCGAACCGTTGTGGTGGTGGCTCACCGGCTCAGCACAGTAAAAAACGCCGATCAGATTGTGGTTATGGATAAAGGACAGATTGCCGAAGTCGGCAATCATATTGAATTGACACAACGCTACGGGTTGTATTACCAACTTGTTCGGAATCAGCTAGAACTGGGTTCTTAA
- the rlmB gene encoding 23S rRNA (guanosine(2251)-2'-O)-methyltransferase RlmB, producing the protein MPQQFKRNFRPCPQFRPQPDEMVFGIQSVIETLRSDQQIDKLYMEKGLSNPDIQNLAFQNRVTIQRVPVEKLDRMTRKNHQGVICLVAQVQYVKLSNVIADVYERGEQPFILLLDRITDVRNFGAIARTAECTGVQCIVIPGRGAAAINSDAMKTSSGALNHISVCREPELTETVKYLQESGITVVACTEKSSRDLYERTTDLTGPIAVIMGSEEDGISPELLRMADAHVKIPLLGAVGSLNVSVATGVILYEAVRQRSLQVSV; encoded by the coding sequence ATGCCCCAGCAATTCAAGCGTAATTTTCGTCCTTGTCCTCAATTTCGTCCACAGCCCGACGAAATGGTATTTGGTATTCAGTCAGTTATCGAAACATTACGTTCCGATCAGCAGATTGATAAACTCTACATGGAAAAGGGGCTGAGCAATCCTGACATCCAAAACCTGGCTTTTCAGAATCGGGTAACTATTCAACGCGTACCGGTCGAAAAGCTGGATCGAATGACCCGCAAGAACCATCAGGGCGTAATATGCCTGGTCGCTCAGGTTCAGTATGTTAAGCTGTCGAACGTGATTGCGGATGTCTATGAACGGGGTGAACAGCCGTTTATCTTATTGCTGGATCGAATTACCGATGTACGAAATTTCGGAGCTATTGCCCGTACGGCTGAGTGTACCGGGGTGCAGTGCATTGTTATTCCGGGTCGTGGTGCGGCAGCGATTAATTCCGATGCTATGAAAACCTCATCGGGTGCCTTGAACCATATTTCGGTATGCCGGGAGCCCGAGTTGACCGAAACGGTAAAATACCTTCAGGAAAGCGGTATCACGGTAGTCGCCTGTACTGAAAAGTCGAGCCGCGATTTGTACGAGCGCACTACCGATCTGACCGGTCCGATTGCCGTAATCATGGGTTCGGAAGAAGATGGTATATCGCCCGAACTACTTCGAATGGCCGACGCTCATGTGAAGATTCCACTCCTTGGTGCCGTTGGGTCGCTCAATGTGTCAGTGGCTACAGGGGTAATCTTATACGAAGCCGTGCGTCAGCGGAGTTTGCAGGTATCGGTTTAA
- a CDS encoding HlyD family secretion protein, with translation MPTAEQPDAAGIELRSPEAQDVLSRPPGWLVRWGSTLSALVLLLLVAVAYWVKYPDLVRGNLKVIARQWPKSVTARTAGRLMRLFVCDQQTVKTGERLAIIESTANPDEVFALEAMVDSLIRQEQQGQAQAISAASAPAYFQLGELQQAYQRFAESRVSANSLSSRGLYDQKRQALENDIQQLRALANNDRIQLELAENELSLIEAEVQSQERLLKQGYVSRNDYRQTLSRYLAKKQAITQAHSDLNNNQIQQNQKKQELVSLSQTTLEGANGIVQALHTLKSELEAWKQRFVVVAPATGRVSFLRLLQEGQPIREGQELVYVLPNGAGYVGEMYVGQYNFGKVRPSQRVIVKFAAYPYQEFGTVTGRVQQIADVASDTAWRVVVQFPQGLVTSTHRQLPFRNGMLANAEIVTQDVSLLKRLFYEVEKAVR, from the coding sequence ATGCCAACAGCAGAACAACCCGATGCGGCAGGTATCGAACTGCGCAGTCCCGAAGCTCAGGACGTATTGAGCCGTCCACCTGGCTGGCTGGTGAGGTGGGGCAGTACGCTTTCGGCTTTGGTGTTACTATTGTTAGTGGCCGTGGCTTATTGGGTTAAGTACCCCGACCTGGTGCGGGGAAATCTGAAGGTGATTGCACGGCAATGGCCTAAATCGGTTACGGCCCGTACCGCCGGGCGACTCATGCGGTTGTTTGTGTGCGACCAGCAGACCGTAAAGACCGGAGAGCGGCTGGCAATCATTGAAAGTACGGCCAACCCCGACGAAGTATTTGCCCTTGAGGCTATGGTCGATTCGCTGATTCGACAGGAGCAACAGGGACAGGCGCAGGCTATTTCGGCTGCGTCGGCACCCGCTTATTTTCAACTAGGCGAGTTGCAGCAGGCGTATCAGCGTTTTGCCGAGAGTCGGGTTTCGGCCAATTCGCTGAGTAGTCGGGGATTATACGATCAGAAACGCCAGGCGCTGGAAAACGATATTCAGCAACTTCGGGCACTGGCCAATAACGACCGCATTCAACTCGAACTGGCAGAAAATGAACTCAGTCTGATCGAAGCCGAGGTGCAAAGTCAGGAACGATTGCTGAAACAGGGCTATGTTTCCCGCAACGATTATCGACAAACACTCAGCCGATACCTGGCCAAAAAGCAGGCGATTACGCAGGCTCACAGTGATTTGAACAATAATCAGATTCAGCAAAATCAGAAAAAGCAGGAACTGGTCTCCCTAAGTCAGACAACCCTCGAAGGGGCCAATGGTATTGTGCAGGCACTGCATACGCTCAAGAGCGAACTCGAAGCCTGGAAACAACGCTTTGTGGTGGTTGCCCCTGCCACCGGACGAGTCTCGTTTCTGAGGCTTCTGCAGGAGGGGCAGCCAATCCGCGAAGGGCAGGAATTAGTCTACGTATTGCCTAACGGGGCAGGGTATGTGGGCGAGATGTATGTTGGGCAATATAACTTCGGCAAAGTTCGGCCCAGCCAACGGGTCATTGTCAAATTTGCGGCTTATCCGTATCAGGAGTTTGGTACGGTAACCGGGCGCGTGCAGCAGATTGCCGATGTTGCCAGCGATACGGCCTGGCGTGTGGTCGTACAGTTTCCGCAGGGCTTGGTCACATCCACCCATCGACAATTACCGTTCCGAAACGGAATGCTGGCCAATGCCGAGATAGTAACCCAGGATGTTAGTCTGCTTAAACGACTTTTTTATGAAGTGGAGAAAGCAGTACGCTGA